The Streptomyces sp. NBC_01275 genome has a segment encoding these proteins:
- a CDS encoding TIGR03943 family protein: MKRFVQVALLVLSGLGLLQTSLLTEEYLRYVKQGMRPWLVLSGVLLVVLGAMEAWALWRARTEEGHGEGHGSGRGEGHGEGHGEGHGHDHSRVPRAAWLLFLPVLSLLFYAPPALGSYTASREPAKVVATVDDGGFDPLPKTSPLPITLTDFTQRVQQDRSRAVKGRTVQMTGFASPVGGGGGGGGGADGWYVTRIVVSCCAADAMTLKVRVYGVAMPKVDTWVTVTGVWHASGKLGTSSAAVALDVRSVQKIRKPLNSYMDALLMG; the protein is encoded by the coding sequence GTGAAGCGGTTCGTGCAGGTCGCGTTGCTGGTGCTGAGCGGGCTGGGGTTGTTGCAGACCTCGCTTCTCACCGAGGAGTACCTCAGGTATGTGAAGCAGGGGATGCGACCGTGGCTGGTCCTGTCCGGGGTGTTGCTGGTGGTGCTGGGGGCGATGGAGGCGTGGGCCCTGTGGCGGGCGAGGACAGAAGAGGGGCACGGAGAGGGCCACGGGTCGGGACGTGGAGAGGGACACGGAGAGGGACACGGAGAGGGACACGGGCATGATCACTCTCGTGTGCCCCGTGCCGCCTGGCTGCTGTTTCTTCCGGTGCTGAGCCTGTTGTTCTACGCGCCGCCCGCGCTCGGGTCGTACACCGCCTCGCGGGAGCCGGCGAAGGTCGTCGCGACGGTGGACGACGGCGGGTTCGATCCGCTGCCGAAGACCTCGCCGTTGCCGATCACGCTCACCGACTTCACCCAGCGGGTGCAGCAGGACCGCAGCCGGGCGGTCAAGGGGCGGACGGTGCAGATGACGGGGTTCGCGTCGCCGGTGGGAGGCGGCGGGGGCGGGGGCGGTGGTGCGGACGGTTGGTACGTGACACGTATCGTCGTCAGCTGCTGTGCGGCGGACGCCATGACCTTGAAGGTGCGGGTGTACGGGGTCGCCATGCCGAAGGTGGACACCTGGGTGACGGTCACCGGGGTCTGGCATGCGAGCGGGAAGCTGGGGACCTCGTCGGCGGCCGTGGCGTTGGACGTGCGGAGCGTGCAGAAGATCCGGAAGCCGCTCAACTCGTATATGGACGCGCTACTTATGGGCTGA
- a CDS encoding helix-turn-helix transcriptional regulator yields MAAPRRDTRGIVDPAELLARVRFRRREPAPPLRPYLEHYWLIDWDLSEPYASHVVPHPSVNIVFQRYEDQEPFAEIAGVDLSLFTQKLAGTGRVCGVQFRPGGFRPFAPEHPVSHWTGRRIRLSDIDPAPILAPPDEDARVAALDACLLSLSPRPDPQADRAMALVARIRTDRTVRRVTDLAHEEGVSVRLLQRLFAGYVGVGPKWVILRYRIHEALERAETQEAVDWAALAADLGYADQAHLVRDFKATVGVPPTAYAPASAHK; encoded by the coding sequence ATGGCCGCCCCACGCCGTGACACCCGAGGCATCGTCGACCCCGCCGAGCTCCTCGCCCGCGTGCGCTTCCGCCGCCGCGAACCGGCCCCGCCCCTGCGCCCCTACCTGGAGCACTACTGGCTGATCGACTGGGACCTCTCCGAGCCGTACGCCTCCCATGTGGTCCCGCACCCGTCCGTCAACATCGTCTTCCAGCGGTACGAGGACCAGGAGCCGTTCGCCGAGATCGCCGGGGTCGACCTGAGCCTCTTCACCCAGAAGCTGGCCGGGACCGGCCGGGTCTGCGGAGTCCAGTTCCGCCCGGGCGGCTTCCGCCCCTTCGCCCCCGAGCACCCCGTGAGCCACTGGACGGGCCGTCGGATCCGCCTCTCCGACATCGACCCGGCCCCGATCCTCGCCCCGCCCGACGAGGACGCCCGCGTGGCCGCCCTGGACGCCTGTCTCCTCTCCCTCTCCCCCCGCCCCGACCCCCAGGCCGACCGGGCCATGGCCCTCGTCGCCCGCATCCGCACCGACCGCACCGTCCGCAGGGTCACCGACCTGGCCCACGAGGAGGGCGTCTCCGTACGACTCCTGCAGCGCCTGTTCGCCGGGTATGTCGGCGTGGGCCCCAAGTGGGTCATCCTGCGCTACCGCATCCACGAGGCCCTGGAGCGGGCGGAGACGCAGGAGGCGGTCGACTGGGCCGCCTTGGCCGCCGACCTCGGCTATGCCGACCAGGCCCATCTGGTCCGCGACTTCAAGGCGACGGTGGGCGTCCCCCCGACGGCGTACGCGCCGGCCTCAGCCCATAAGTAG